The region TGAATGAGTCCGACCCTCGTATAGAGCCCCgtgcattttaaaatccttctcagtGTAAGCATTTTCATCACAGTATCATCCACTGTGCCCAGTCTCGTCATGTCTCAACCCAAGCATGAAGTACAATTTAAATCGTGTATATTAGCCACGCTTCTATCAGTTCTCCACACACCGTTCCCTCAGTGTAGAAGTTCCACTATCACATTTTAACGTGATAGTTTTCATGTTATAACGTGACACTTTTCACGTTATAACGAGatactgaaatataaaaaaatatattgttttcaaagaattaaaaacaccaatatatatataacatgttatatataacatgttaaatttcaagaaaaaatttcaaaaaaatttcaaaaaaattgaaaaaaaggtctgacttcagatgtaacttCCTTTGTTATAAAGATTTTCATAAgtcactttaatttaattaaaacaaatgtcacagtaactgtaacggattacagttaaatttattttgtaattaaattacctAACGTAGTTACATGTAAATAGTTACTCCCAAACACTGACCTTGTTTGTAGTCCCAGGTCCTGACAACAGTTTAAAAGCCACCTCTTTTATTGTGGTGGTCTGTGGTGAAAATAACGCTGCAACAAACGCGAGTGACCGGCGGCATGGATTTTATTCTGAAAGACTGATGCAGACAGGAAGTATCATCGTTGATGCTGCTAGTGGAAGATAAGCTGTCATTGCTGCGGAACAAACAAACCATAACACTACGTTACTGGAAAGAGGTCCTTTGAGCAGTGGGTAAGAATGTACTTGTATTTATCTAAAATGAAAGACAGGCATATTGTGTCTGGTTATAAATCAGCATTAGCTTGTTTGTGCTGTCAATCAACTTCAGTCGCAGCGTCATCTTCCAGCGCAGCTAACGGGAGCTGTTTATAACTTATAGCATTAGCTAGAGGCGAGCAGCTAAggcttacattttttttaacagaaaacgTAATTGAAGTGCAATAgtaatatttagcttttttctaCTGTAATAGATAGAAAATCAGCAAACATCAGCAAACCGACTGACCGCAGTAAAAAAGTGACATGTAACGCTGCTTGCTAACGTAAGCAGGGGCTTCAACTGAGATCACAAGACATGTCATGTTTGCTGCACACTGAGTTGGCCCACATGAATAAATGGTGAAGCTTTCCTCAACGGTGCCAGTGCAGTGAATTTAGAATATAAGCTGCTTGattgcattcttttttttttttcatttgcatatgCTCACTCATTGGtcatttagatattttataatTGGGATAATTGTCCTGTTGTTTCCTGTAATATTCATTGAGCGTCACGTATCCGCCACCATGTGACCTTTTTGACGACCCAGATATGCTTGTAACTACGTGCAAATCCTTTTCCGTGTATATTTTCACAGATTTCTTCTCATTAGTAAGGGCAGTGATACCACGAGGTAGTCACATGAGTGAAAAGGATGAGACATAAACAACAAAGGGGCAGCTTGAGGAGAGATCCGCTGCACAGTGTCTGACACCAGGAAGGGGTCTGCTGCTTGTAAAGGCCCTGCACAAGCAGCCCCCTGTGTCCCCCTTAACTGAACATATGCAATGAACAGTACTACTCAGCCCCCTGCCGTCATAGATGGGGATGTGGCCGTCAGCTATGTGTTGGTGCCATTTCTCCTCATCACCATCGCAGGAATAGCTGCAGCTGTGGTAAGTGGCTTGATGGCACAGGACACAGAGCTGACTTGCTGAAAAATATGCTGTGCCTACAAGCTGTCATATATGGAAAATGTTAAGTTTAGTGAAAATAATACCATCAATTAAAAGGCACCATGAAAAGTCAGAATTGACAGATTTATGGTATGTAAACTGTATATGTATAAtcctctttatttttgtttgtttcaggtcATGTATATACGTAAGAAAAGAAGGTAACGACTTTTGATTAGTGCATATTGATTTCACAGCACAGTGCTTTTATGATAAACTTGATTGTATCACTTCTGCAACTGTGTGATTAATGAAGTCTCTCTTtgatttcctttatttatttattttttgtcccCCTAAGAATTGACAGACTCCGTCATCAGCTGTTACCAGTTTACACATATGATCCATCAGAAGAGCTGAATGAAGCTGAACAGGAAATGTTGTGGAGAGAAGAGGACACAAGGGTATGATACACCACTGGTTTGCAACCCTCTGGACATGTTTTTCTGCATGTGGGATACGTTGTCAGTGTGAAATCAGATGAAAATGGCAACACCATCAAGAAAATTAGATTTTCTGAGTCAAATTGAAGAAGaatttttcaatcattttaccATGAGGAAGATACGTGTTCTCTCAACTGGTATGCATGCTTGATCTTAATACaattgaacacattttcaacaaagGACAATGGTAAACCACATCTACCACACCTTGTTTTCTCACAGTATATACTTTCTATCTGTGTGGTTGCCACTGGTTCCGCCATTTACTCAGAGCAACAGTTCCTCAATTGTTTACTCAATTGTTACTTCCTCTCCACATACAAAAGAATGCACTTATTGCAGTAGAGCATACAATAGTAGGAGTATAGTAAACAAAGTTTATCTGCAAGCCTCAAACACTTCACACTTCTGACACGATTCTTTCTACACAAAATTTGACCTTTGTGTAATTTAAGGCTTTTCTAAAAACCAGTAAAGCCTACATGAGCAAGTACAAGTAGCTGTCATGTTACCTTAAGGTCAGACCAATAATGCCCTGACTCCTCCCTTGAAGATCTTCTGATACTCGTGGTGGTACACATATCTTAGTTTTGGAGATTTAGGTTTGCCTGGTTGATTGCAGTAATTCTAAAAT is a window of Scomber scombrus chromosome 10, fScoSco1.1, whole genome shotgun sequence DNA encoding:
- the smim29 gene encoding small integral membrane protein 29, with the translated sequence MNSTTQPPAVIDGDVAVSYVLVPFLLITIAGIAAAVVMYIRKKRRIDRLRHQLLPVYTYDPSEELNEAEQEMLWREEDTRVVQGWARSYQQRRPLLTKDVNA